A window of Aeromicrobium sp. Root236 contains these coding sequences:
- a CDS encoding HAD family phosphatase: MDWNDYDAALFDLDGVITPTAEVHMRAWAQMFGDFLKERGIAEPYTDDDYYTYVDGKPRYEGVRSFLASRGIELPEGDPADPPSSSSVAGLGNRKNVDFEQILETDGVEPYPGSVALVNALVERGTKMAIVSSSRNAKPVLRAAKMIDFFPVIVDGAVAGERGLAGKPQPDTFLDAAEQLGVPKERAVVFEDALSGVAAGRAGDFGLVVGVDRGVGPDKLRENGADVVVQDLEELV, from the coding sequence GTGGATTGGAACGACTACGACGCTGCGCTCTTCGACCTCGACGGCGTGATCACGCCGACGGCCGAAGTGCACATGCGCGCCTGGGCCCAGATGTTCGGCGACTTCCTCAAGGAGCGGGGAATCGCCGAGCCGTACACCGACGACGACTACTACACGTACGTCGACGGCAAGCCGCGCTACGAGGGCGTCCGGTCGTTCCTCGCGAGCCGCGGGATCGAGCTGCCCGAGGGTGATCCCGCCGATCCTCCGTCGTCCTCGTCGGTCGCCGGTCTCGGCAACCGCAAGAACGTCGACTTCGAGCAGATCCTGGAGACCGACGGCGTCGAGCCCTACCCCGGCTCGGTGGCGCTCGTGAACGCGCTGGTCGAACGCGGCACCAAGATGGCGATCGTGTCGAGCTCGCGCAACGCCAAGCCGGTGCTGCGAGCCGCCAAGATGATCGACTTCTTCCCCGTGATCGTGGACGGTGCCGTGGCGGGCGAGCGTGGCCTCGCCGGCAAGCCGCAGCCCGACACGTTCCTCGACGCCGCCGAGCAGCTCGGTGTGCCCAAGGAGCGGGCCGTCGTGTTCGAGGACGCGCTGTCGGGCGTCGCTGCCGGGCGCGCCGGTGACTTCGGCCTGGTCGTCGGCGTCGACCGCGGTGTCGGCCCGGACAAGCTGCGGGAGAACGGCGCCGACGTCGTCGTCCAGGACCTCGAGGAGCTCGTATGA